A genomic window from Dioscorea cayenensis subsp. rotundata cultivar TDr96_F1 unplaced genomic scaffold, TDr96_F1_v2_PseudoChromosome.rev07_lg8_w22 25.fasta BLBR01000893.1, whole genome shotgun sequence includes:
- the LOC120255212 gene encoding disease resistance protein RPH8A-like, producing the protein MAETVVSLVATKLSELVTQELILLHGVSDEVEWMGRELCRIKCFLKDADAKGKRDERVKNWVNDVIQVAYLAEDAIDIFLIKIHQFHQSDQSKGCLSCIDSFKPRVLIARHNVGVEIGKVKERLNEIKASREAYGIQNLCEDGDALNLIPVRRLHFSSQSDDADVVGLFNDQKVLLERLMNHKQQRLCVISIVGIGGLGKTTLAKKLYHNNAVSNHFHKRIWVTVSQENSLMGLLKKMLEEVKAIEKEELEKMTENDVIDTLNDSLTTERFLIVLDDIWQEDVWNQMRRSFPDVKNGSRVLITTRFLNVAKRADPASAPYELPLLNDDEGMKLFIKKVFPYEDAEANCSSEMLNIGDHLMRKCGGLPLALVVLGGFLSIKDKTPAVWRRVLETMDWEAEGRECQEILALSYEDLPYHMKSCFLYLGAYPEDSEISGNELIRKWVAEGFIPQEERKTMEDTAEAILEELIQRSLIHVNTRKNNGSVKNCGVHDLLLDFARSTAKKDGFLTVCSTENDRPTSWKLPRRVAFHNINDTMINKIPTRHGIRTLMVFRYCDGSIVSRIFRFELLRVLELAAFNLREGFPKEIKFMIYLRYFRLRGTTDSGIPSSIGNLQCLETIDLPEETEISLTLWKIKTLRHVQVRCCEPPQSLELRNLLTLGSVTFGSHKTINWRFPNLRKLKLSISEEHHGAMLNRLLSELPYLISLHIYANEYQIEINTKDFAFHNRLLSMTLNGFWPKGDTISEFPTCLTKLELYRSGLEEDPMPKLERLQHLVTLKFFGYVYLGKTMACSSGGFPRLETLFITYHGIISKSIIRGQVSALLNLEEWRVERGAMPKLTFLKLASCPKLKMLPNLQYVTSLQELEWTFISEELMCRLDKETGEDWCKIQHVPKLNIAFTDW; encoded by the exons atggctGAAACCGTTGTTTCACTGGTGGCAACCAAGCTTTCAGAGCTGGTTACACAAGAGTTGATATTGTTGCATGGTGTGAGTGATGAGGTGGAGTGGATGGGAAGAGAGCTCTGTAGGATTAAATGCTTTCTCAAGGATGCTGAtgcaaaaggaaagagagatgAAAGAGTGAAGAACTGGGTGAATGATGTTATACAAGTTGCTTATCTAGCTGAAGACGCCATTGATATTTTCCTCATCAAGATTCATCAATTCCATCAGTCCGATCAGTCCAAAGGTTGCCTAAGTTGCATCGACAG TTTTAAACCAAGGGTGTTGATAGCAAGGCATAATGTTGGTGTGGAGATTGGCAAAGTAAAAGAACGACTTAATGAGATCAAGGCTAGCAGAGAGGCGTATGGGATTCAAAACTTGTGTGAAGATGGAGATGCTTTGAACTTAATACCGGTGAGGAGACTTCATTTCTCATCTCAATCTGATGATGCTGATGTAGTTGGACTCTTTAATGACCAAAAGGTCCTACTTGAACGactgatgaatcacaaacagcAAAGGCTTTGTGTCATCAGCATCGTCGGCATAGGTGGTCTCGGCAAAACCACCCTTGCAAAAAAACTCTATCATAATAATGCTGTTAGCAATCATTTTCACAAGCGCATTTGGGTAACAGTCTCTCAAGAAAATAGTTTAATGGGGCTTTTGAAGAAGATGCTTGAAGAAGTTAAAGCGATTGAAAAGGAGGAGTTGGAGAAAATGACAGAAAATGATGTGATAGACACGCTTAATGACTCGCTAACAACAGAAAGGTTTCTCATTGTATTGGATGATATTTGGCAAGAGGATGTTTGGAATCAGATGCGAAGAAGTTTTCCAGATGTGAAGAATGGGAGCAGGGTCTTGATCACCACTCGGTTTCTTAATGTTGCAAAGCGGGCAGATCCAGCAAGCGCTCCATATGAACTTCCGCttttgaatgatgatgaggGCATGAAGCTTTTTATCAAGAAGGTCTTTCCTTATGAAGATGCTGAGGCAAACTGCTCCAGTGAAATGCTTAATATTGGCGATCATCTCATGCGCAAATGTGGTGGCCTACCTCTGGCGTTAGTTGTACTTGGAGGTTTCCTATCAATAAAAGACAAAACACCCGCTGTGTGGAGGAGAGTGTTGGAGACGATGGATTGGGAGGCAGAAGGAAGAGAATGTCAAGAAATACTCGCGTTGAGCTATGAAGATCTTCCGTATCATAtgaaatcatgttttctttatttgggTGCTTACCCTGAGGATTCTGAGATCTCTGGCAATGAGTTAATCAGGAAATGGGTTGCAGAAGGCTTCATAccacaagaagaaagaaagaccATGGAGGATACAGCCGAGGCTATTTTAGAGGAGTTGATTCAAAGAAGCTTGATTCATGTTAATACCAGGAAAAACAATGGGAGTGTGAAGAACTGTGGTGTCCACGATCTACTACTGgattttgcaagatctacggCTAAGAAGGATGGCTTCCTCACAGTTTGCTCCACTGAAAATGATCGACCAACTTCTTGGAAATTGCCTCGCCGTGTGGCTTTCCACAATATCAATGACACCATGATCAATAAAATCCCTACAAGGCATGGAATAAGGACTTTGATGGTATTTCGTTACTGTGATGGTTCAATAGTTTCTCGAATATTTAGATTTGAGCTTCTAAGAGTTCTTGAGTTGGCTGCGTTTAATTTGAGAGAAGGTTTTCCAAAAGAGATCAAGTTCATGATCTATTTACGCTATTTCAGACTGCGGGGTACTACTGATTCAGGCATACCATCATCTATAGGGAACCTTCAATGTTTAGAGACCATCGATTTACCAGAGGAAACAGAGATATCACTCACATTATGGAAGATAAAGACACTAAGACATGTACAAGTCAGATGTTGTGAACCACCTCAAAGTCTTGAGCTAAGAAATCTCCTCACTCTTGGCTCGGTGACATTTGGATCCCATAAAACGATAAACTGGAGGTTTCCCAACCTTAGGAAGCTGAAATTGTCAATAAGTGAGGAACACCATGGAGCAATGCTAAACCGTCTACTCAGTGAATTACCCTATCTTATCAGCTTGCATATATATGCCAATGAATATCAGATAGAGATCAACACAAAGGACTTTGCATTTCACAACCGCCTTCTCTCAATGACTTTAAATGGATTTTGGCCAAAGGGGGACACCATATCTGAATTTCCAACTTGTCTCACCAAGCTTGAACTATATCGTTCTGGATTGGAGGAAGACCCAATGCCCAAATTGGAGAGGTTACAACACCTTGTTACTCTCAAATTCTTTGGATATGTGTATCTTGGGAAAACCATGGCATGCTCTTCAGGTGGATTCCCTAGGTTGGAAACTCTGTTCATTACCTACCATGGTATTATATCAAAGTCCATAATTCGGGGACAGGTTTCTGCATTGCTCAATCTTGAGGAGTGGAGGGTAGAGAGAGGTGCAATGCCCAAACTTACTTTCCTGAAATTAGCTTCATGCCCTAAACTGAAAATGCTTCCAAATTTACAATATGTGACAAGCCTTCAGGAATTGGAGTGGACTTTTATATCCGAAGAGCTCATGTGCCGATTGGATAAAGAAACAGGGGAGGATTGGTGCAAGATCCAACATGTGCCAAAACTCAACATTGCATTTACAGATTGGTGA